The Mauremys reevesii isolate NIE-2019 linkage group 13, ASM1616193v1, whole genome shotgun sequence genome contains a region encoding:
- the LOC120379976 gene encoding syntaxin-binding protein 1-like: MANTHKDPRMGNGGRENEVKLAPSGLKAVVREKIFSVVFRSVKKEGEWKVLIMDHPSTRILSSCCKMSDIVDEGITPVEDIDKCREPIPSLEAIYLLSPVEKSVQALISDFQGTPTFNYKAAHVFFISPCPEPLVKKLRKSRVTKAIKTLKEINVAFLPYESQVYSLDRPQTFHIWFNPYRALEKNKEQEMLAEQIAMLCETLEEYPAIRYRKELWCLWGGGSIPCSIGQGTPYLQGSAWLQSDPSPCCRKVTELLHTFSESKRLTTDKANIKDLSQMLKKMPEYLKELNKYSTHLNLAEHCMRHFKGSVENLCSVEQDLAMGTDRDGEMIEDPMKIIMPVLLDPSVQAYDKIRVILLFIFLKNGNTTGLQGAALGGLLLQGTPLEAVPSLCSQGRL, translated from the exons AGATCTTCAGCGTTGTCTTTCGCAGCGTGAAGAAGGAAGGAGAATGGAAG GTGCTGATCATGGACCACCCGAGCACGCGCATCCTCTCGTCGTGCTGCAAGATGTCCGACATCGTGGACGAAGGCATCACAC CTGTGGAAGATATTGATAAGTGCCGGGAGCCAATCCCCAGCCTGGAGGCCATCTACCTGCTCAGCCCTGTGGAGAAG TCGGTGCAGGCTCTGATCAGTGACTTCCAGGGCACCCCCACCTTCAACTACAAGGCGGCTCACGTCTTCTTCATCAGCC CCTGTCCTGAGCCTCTGGTCAAGAAGCTGAGGAAGTCACGGGTCACCAAGGCCATCAAAACCCTCAAAGAGATCAACGTGGCCTTCCTGCCCTACGAGAGCCAG GTGTACTCCCTGGACAGGCCACAGACCTTCCACATCTGGTTCAACCCCTACCGCGCCTTGGAAAAGAACAAGGAGCAGGAAATGTTGGCAGAGCAGATTGCCATGTTGTGTGAAACCCTGGAGGAGTATCCAGCCATCCGCTACCGGAA AGAACTCTGGtgcctgtggggcgggggctccATCCCCTGTAGCATAGGACAGGGTACCCCCTACCTCCAAGGCAGTGCCTGGCTCCAGTCTgacccctctccctgctgcaggaaggTGACGGAGCTGCTGCACACCTTCTCTGAGAGCAAGAGGCTGACCACGGACAAG GCCAACATCAAGGACCTGTCCCAGATGCTGAAGAAGATGCCCGAGTACCTGAAAGAGCTGAACAAG TACTCCACACACCTGAACCTGGCTGAGCACTGCATGCGGCACTTCAAAGGATCGGTGGAGAACCTGTGCAGCGTGGAGCAG GACCTGGCCATGGGGAcggacagggatggggagatgATCGAGGACCCCATGAAGATCATCATGCCCGTCCTGCTGGACCCCAGCGTGCAGGCCTATGACAAGATCCGTGTCATCCTGCTCTTCATCTTCCTGAAGAACGGTAACACCACaggcctgcagggggcagcactggggggcctgctgctgcaggggacgCCCCTGGAGGCAGTGCCCAGTctgtgcagccaggggcggctctaa